One genomic segment of Lewinellaceae bacterium includes these proteins:
- a CDS encoding DUF3108 domain-containing protein, with protein sequence MPKIFSIALILFLFSGREHPQRKVESPVEASTIDLCEVGNSAFQDGETITYKLYYNWNFIWLAAGEVEFKVKTYPDFIKVSARGKTYPSYEWFFKVDDYFEAHLDKETLLPTLSIRDVHEGSYTRYDKVILDQKNHQATYYWGPDKSNTQSAQKAVNGCMHDILSVIYTLRNVNVGSWQVNQQLPVSIFLDKEAWNVGVTLVDKYEEKRIKGQGKAQTHHLEPQLITGNVFKEGDQMQIWVSADANHIPLMIESPVSVGSVKAVIKSWSRLKYPFELDNP encoded by the coding sequence ATGCCAAAAATATTTTCCATTGCATTGATCCTTTTTCTGTTTTCCGGCAGAGAACATCCGCAGCGGAAAGTGGAATCACCCGTGGAAGCATCGACCATTGATCTGTGCGAAGTGGGCAATTCGGCATTCCAGGATGGTGAAACCATTACCTATAAACTATATTACAACTGGAACTTCATCTGGCTTGCAGCCGGCGAAGTGGAATTTAAGGTAAAGACCTATCCGGACTTTATCAAAGTCTCCGCCCGGGGAAAGACTTATCCCTCCTACGAATGGTTTTTTAAGGTAGACGATTATTTCGAAGCTCATCTGGACAAGGAGACTTTGCTTCCTACCCTATCCATTCGGGATGTCCACGAAGGAAGCTATACACGATACGATAAAGTGATCCTGGATCAGAAGAATCATCAGGCTACCTATTACTGGGGCCCCGACAAGTCCAATACCCAGAGTGCCCAGAAAGCCGTCAACGGCTGTATGCACGACATTCTGTCTGTCATCTACACGTTGCGTAACGTCAATGTAGGATCCTGGCAGGTCAACCAGCAATTGCCGGTCTCCATCTTTCTCGATAAGGAAGCCTGGAATGTAGGAGTCACCCTGGTGGATAAATACGAAGAAAAGCGGATCAAGGGACAGGGTAAGGCACAGACCCATCACCTCGAACCCCAACTGATCACCGGTAATGTATTTAAAGAAGGGGATCAAATGCAGATCTGGGTATCCGCTGATGCAAATCACATCCCACTGATGATCGAATCTCCGGTTTCTGTGGGTTCGGTTAAGGCCGTGATCAAGAGTTGGTCCCGGTTAAAATACCCTTTCGAACTGGACAATCCCTGA
- a CDS encoding DUF4230 domain-containing protein translates to MALRKSSFPWRLFLLVVLAGILLTTVYVLRSGWMQALQKKEAVTSTVLLERIQKVAKLITVEGHFSEIYDYKDYYWADFSPFRKKALLRIKAKVSMGYDFSQFHAEADPKKLTITIDPLGEPEILSIDHDIDYYDISEGTFNGFTSTDYTRLSEEAKNFIRHQAENSDLRQQAAEQGKDLMDLVTMMVEQAGWKLEIRQGKALLK, encoded by the coding sequence ATGGCCTTGCGTAAATCCTCATTTCCCTGGCGATTGTTTCTACTGGTTGTTTTGGCTGGCATTTTGCTGACCACCGTTTATGTCCTGCGTTCCGGATGGATGCAGGCACTGCAGAAAAAGGAAGCGGTAACCTCAACTGTCCTTCTGGAACGCATCCAGAAAGTGGCTAAACTCATCACGGTTGAAGGCCATTTCAGTGAGATCTACGATTATAAGGACTATTACTGGGCGGACTTCAGCCCATTTCGTAAAAAAGCGCTGTTGCGTATCAAAGCAAAGGTGTCGATGGGTTACGATTTTAGTCAGTTTCATGCGGAAGCCGATCCGAAAAAGCTCACCATCACCATTGACCCGCTGGGTGAACCGGAGATCCTGTCCATTGATCACGACATCGATTATTACGACATTTCCGAAGGAACATTTAATGGATTCACCTCTACCGACTATACCAGACTTTCCGAAGAAGCGAAGAACTTCATCCGGCATCAGGCTGAAAACTCGGACCTCAGGCAACAAGCCGCCGAACAGGGCAAGGATCTGATGGACCTGGTAACCATGATGGTGGAGCAGGCAGGCTGGAAGCTGGAGATAAGGCAGGGGAAAGCGTTATTGAAATAG
- a CDS encoding L-serine ammonia-lyase, giving the protein MHHESISVLDIFKIGVGPSSSHTLGPWRAALAFLHWLEEQDHFNDLMRLQVHLFGSLAKTGHGHGTDIAVQLGLQGEDPVTFDTTRIEAAIQNIAFNQSLLLGGRRYLPFDPATDLVFFTDITLDYHPNALTFVAELENGETLAKTYYSIGGGFIQQHEQSHVSTLEPVVLRYPIETAEELVQYCLKNACSISEVVWENEKAWRPSRDTGAALWQIWETMRDCIYRGCHSPGQLPGGLHVRRRAPDFNKKMLKNFPYTDYDNWIEAIRQSAQQDFQKILVWVSCFALSVNEENASFGRVVTAPTNGAAGVIPAVLQYYITFLGGNQRSKIIRFLLVAGELGSIFKKGSTISAAMGGCQAEIGVSSAMAAGALTDCLGGSIRQVLMAAEIAMEHHLGLTCDPVGGLVQIPCIERNTMGAIKAITASQIALQSNPEHARVHLDAVIKTMWETAQDMSHKYKETSEGGLAVQVGLSEC; this is encoded by the coding sequence ATGCATCACGAAAGTATTTCCGTACTGGATATCTTTAAGATTGGGGTAGGACCTTCGAGTTCACATACCCTGGGCCCGTGGCGGGCAGCACTGGCTTTTCTCCATTGGCTGGAGGAGCAGGATCACTTCAATGATCTGATGCGGCTCCAGGTGCATTTGTTTGGATCGTTGGCCAAGACCGGTCATGGCCATGGCACCGATATCGCGGTGCAACTGGGGTTGCAGGGTGAGGATCCGGTGACGTTCGACACAACCAGGATTGAAGCTGCCATTCAGAACATCGCTTTTAATCAGTCACTTCTGCTTGGTGGCAGGCGATACCTTCCGTTTGATCCGGCAACCGACCTGGTTTTCTTTACAGATATCACCCTCGATTACCATCCCAATGCACTGACCTTTGTCGCAGAGCTTGAGAACGGCGAGACCTTGGCCAAGACATACTATTCGATCGGAGGAGGATTTATCCAGCAGCACGAGCAGAGTCACGTCTCCACGCTGGAACCTGTGGTCCTAAGGTATCCCATTGAGACCGCCGAGGAATTGGTGCAATACTGTTTGAAAAATGCCTGTTCCATCTCGGAAGTGGTCTGGGAAAATGAAAAGGCGTGGCGTCCTTCCCGCGATACGGGAGCAGCGTTATGGCAGATCTGGGAGACCATGCGGGATTGCATCTACCGGGGATGTCATTCGCCGGGGCAGTTGCCCGGAGGATTGCATGTACGGCGGCGGGCGCCCGATTTTAATAAGAAGATGCTGAAAAACTTCCCTTATACGGACTACGACAACTGGATCGAGGCCATCCGGCAGAGCGCCCAACAGGATTTTCAGAAGATCCTGGTCTGGGTAAGCTGTTTTGCCCTGTCCGTCAATGAGGAGAACGCATCCTTCGGACGGGTAGTCACGGCCCCGACCAATGGCGCTGCCGGGGTTATCCCGGCCGTATTGCAATACTACATCACCTTCCTGGGCGGGAATCAGCGCAGTAAAATCATTCGCTTCCTGCTCGTAGCCGGTGAGCTGGGGAGCATCTTCAAGAAGGGATCCACCATCTCGGCAGCCATGGGTGGCTGTCAGGCAGAGATCGGCGTATCTTCAGCCATGGCGGCGGGAGCACTGACCGATTGTCTGGGTGGCAGTATCCGCCAGGTCCTGATGGCTGCGGAAATCGCTATGGAGCACCACCTGGGACTTACCTGCGACCCGGTGGGTGGTCTGGTCCAGATCCCCTGCATCGAGCGCAATACCATGGGTGCCATCAAGGCCATCACCGCAAGCCAGATTGCCCTGCAATCCAATCCCGAACACGCCCGTGTCCACCTGGATGCGGTTATCAAGACCATGTGGGAGACGGCTCAGGATATGAGCCACAAATACAAGGAGACTTCGGAAGGAGGGCTGGCCGTGCAGGTAGGGTTATCGGAATGTTGA
- a CDS encoding helix-turn-helix transcriptional regulator: MTGNSIHRVHTIAEFHKYKGLPAPRHPLISIVNYGETRCREENEPSSLVFDFYNIAVKRGIGAKYKYGQQQYDFDEGVMFFIGPNQVFGVETSPQQQEQRSGWMLLIHPDLLWGTPLATNIRKYNYFDYEVNEALFLSDEEERTLNSIIGNIRKEINTNTDQFSQQIIVSLVETLLNYSDRFYKRQFITRKISNHRILDRMEKLLDDYFHSDELTLQGLPTVQYLAENLNLSPGYLSALLKELTGQTTQQHIHEKLIAEAKQKLSTTDLTVSEIAYALGFGQSQSFSKLFKIKTKQSPLEFRQSFN, encoded by the coding sequence ATGACCGGCAACAGTATCCATCGGGTCCATACAATCGCTGAATTTCACAAATACAAAGGCTTACCGGCTCCCCGGCATCCGCTGATCAGCATTGTCAATTATGGAGAAACCAGGTGCAGGGAGGAAAACGAGCCATCCAGTCTGGTGTTTGATTTTTACAACATAGCCGTAAAAAGAGGTATCGGTGCCAAATACAAATACGGGCAACAGCAATACGATTTTGACGAAGGCGTGATGTTTTTTATTGGACCCAATCAGGTATTTGGCGTCGAGACTTCGCCACAACAGCAGGAACAACGATCCGGGTGGATGTTACTCATCCATCCCGATCTGTTATGGGGAACTCCCCTCGCGACAAACATCAGGAAATACAACTATTTTGACTATGAAGTAAACGAAGCACTTTTTTTATCGGATGAGGAAGAACGAACGCTCAATTCAATTATCGGGAACATCCGGAAGGAGATCAATACCAATACCGACCAGTTTAGCCAGCAGATCATTGTCTCCCTGGTAGAGACCTTGCTGAATTATTCTGACCGGTTTTACAAGCGACAATTCATTACCCGAAAAATTTCAAATCACCGAATCCTGGATCGCATGGAGAAATTGCTTGACGACTATTTCCACAGCGATGAGCTTACTCTGCAGGGATTGCCAACGGTGCAATACCTGGCTGAAAATCTGAATCTGTCTCCGGGGTATTTAAGTGCATTATTGAAAGAACTTACCGGGCAGACCACCCAGCAGCACATACATGAAAAACTGATAGCAGAAGCAAAACAAAAATTATCAACCACGGATCTCACCGTGAGTGAAATTGCCTATGCTTTGGGTTTTGGGCAATCACAATCCTTTAGCAAGCTGTTTAAAATCAAGACCAAACAAAGTCCGCTTGAATTCAGGCAATCGTTTAATTAG